Proteins co-encoded in one Octopus sinensis linkage group LG6, ASM634580v1, whole genome shotgun sequence genomic window:
- the LOC115213410 gene encoding uncharacterized protein LOC115213410 isoform X2, with protein MNPSQLRKGLHCHYFLKRKKLCRNIWNSIPLIKKYSSSVDSAEEDFFGISEKDSLGQPSEKVDEVVNNDYIYKKYLPKMVDKMSDPSLEKIFQVPFGSIRLDSYNKHALTDKMVREKHDVHLGDSSFESRISTETEDNISNFRKLDASRNKNSEFEYIDNQYFSRTEYASESKGLMDNEKITSSANHTLMDLENKDLHRSQNHDLNNVTHEFVSDENFIDSQYFNKPMSGTTDEPPSLELNSTHRAHSLAENKEDLQRENLHFIDNQYFGLNDQNEGASTVLKKIKPVLTKEEPLEIKAQSKPPTHDDEETDNAFNVAMKIRKKLREENVRDDIVAINKPYGLSSHGGPGVHVSLADLLPELAAKIYHKGTLHLIHRLDKETTGVLLLARTAEMAAVLHKMFREQEVLKTYWAITKGVPNPDVGIIDIPIAEGSIDGKSRMVLKPDYTEETRLVMKKSSVKRSEAVTHYKVLCKSFGSALVECQPKTGVKHQVRVHLAFGLNTPIIGDHKYSHINKLAPQRLFPEILQRLNVRQSKVRYIPMHLHSKAIILPQLLNGKNLFIKANLPYHFYKNMKSLKLKTDK; from the exons ATGAACCCGTCACAGCTTCGAAAGGGTCttcattgtcattattttcttAAGCGAAAAAAGTTATGTCGAAATATTTGGAATTCTATACCGTTAATTAAGAAATACTCTTCGTCTGTTGATTCGGCAGAAGAAGACTTCTTTGGAATCAGTGAAAAGGACTCCCTCGGACAACCATCTGAAAAGGTTGATGAAGTTGTAAATAacgattatatatacaaaaaatatttacctAAAATGGTCGATAAAATGTCAGACCCATCGCTTGAAAAAATTTTTCAAGTACCGTTTGGTAGTATTCGACTAGATTCTTATAATAAACATGCCCTTACTGATAAAATGGTAAGAGAGAAACATGACGTTCATTTAGGAGACTCGTCATTTGAAAGCAGAATTTCTACAGAGACCGAAGATAATATTTCCAATTTTCGTAAATTAGATGCTTCCAGAAATAAGAACTCAGAGTTTGAATATATcgataatcaatatttttcacgAACCGAATATGCATCCGAATCGAAGGGATTAATGGATAATGAAAAAATTACTTCATCTGCTAACCATACCTTGATGGATTTGGAAAATAAGGATTTGCACAGAAGCCAGAATCATGATTTAAATAATGTTACTCATGAATTTGTATCAGATGAAAACTTTATCGATTCGCAATATTTCAACAAACCGATGTCCGGAACAACAGATGAGCCACCATCGTTAGAACTAAATTCTACACACCGAGCACATTCTTTGGCAGAGAATAAAGAAGATTTGCAAAGAGAAAATCTGCATTTTATTGATAATCAATATTTTGGCCTTAACGATCAAAACGAAGGAGCATCAACCGTCCTGAAAAAGATTAAACCTGTTTTGACTAAAGAGGAACCTCTTGAAATAAAGGCTCAGTCAAAACCACCTACccatgatgatgaagaaacagaTAATGCATTTAATGTAGCTATGAAGATTCGAAAAAAACTTCGGGAGGAAAACGTTCGAG ATGACATTGTTGCTATCAATAAGCCATATGGCCTGTCTTCTCATG gtGGTCCCGGTGTGCATGTGAGTCTAGCAGATCTACTACCAGAACTTGCAGCTAAGATTTACCACAAAGGAACACTCCATCTTATCCATCGCCTTGACAAAGAAACCACAGGGGTTCTCTTACTTGCAAG gACAGCAGAAATGGCAGCTGTTCTTCATAAGATGTTCAGAGAACAAGAAGTTCTCAAAACGTACTGGGCCATAACTAAAGGTGTACCAAATCCTGATGTTG GAATTATTGATATCCCAATCGCTGAAGGATCAATTGATGGGAAATCAAGA ATGGTTCTGAAACCTGACTACACTGAAGAAACCCGATTGGTAATGAAGAAAAGTTCAGTGAAACGATCTGAAGCTGTTACTCACTACAAAGTATTGTGTAAATCATTTGGAAGTGCTTTAGTGGAATGTCAACCAAAGACAG GTGTCAAGCATCAAGTTCGAGTTCATTTAGCATTTGGTCTCAACACACCTATTATTGGAGAccacaaatattcacatattaACAAACTTGCTCCTCAG CGTTTGTTTCCAGAAATATTACAGCGCCTAAATGTCCGACAAAGTAAAGTACGTTACATACCAATGCATCTCCATTCAAAAGCTATAATTCTCCCTCAACTACTTAATGGTAAAAACCTGTTCATAAAAGCTAATTTACCATACCATTTCTACAAGAACATGAAGAGCTTAAAGCTTAAAACAGACaagtaa
- the LOC115213410 gene encoding uncharacterized protein LOC115213410 isoform X1, which produces MNPSQLRKGLHCHYFLKRKKLCRNIWNSIPLIKKYSSSVDSAEEDFFGISEKDSLGQPSEKVDEVVNNDYIYKKYLPKMVDKMSDPSLEKIFQVPFGSIRLDSYNKHALTDKMVREKHDVHLGDSSFESRISTETEDNISNFRKLDASRNKNSEFEYIDNQYFSRTEYASESKGLMDNEKITSSANHTLMDLENKDLHRSQNHDLNNVTHEFVSDENFIDSQYFNKPMSGTTDEPPSLELNSTHRAHSLAENKEDLQRENLHFIDNQYFGLNDQNEGASTVLKKIKPVLTKEEPLEIKAQSKPPTHDDEETDNAFNVAMKIRKKLREENVRDPDGPLLDSKGFRILKDQVTDLTKLTSYEIVNHIKSRIIYNRNDIVAINKPYGLSSHGGPGVHVSLADLLPELAAKIYHKGTLHLIHRLDKETTGVLLLARTAEMAAVLHKMFREQEVLKTYWAITKGVPNPDVGIIDIPIAEGSIDGKSRMVLKPDYTEETRLVMKKSSVKRSEAVTHYKVLCKSFGSALVECQPKTGVKHQVRVHLAFGLNTPIIGDHKYSHINKLAPQRLFPEILQRLNVRQSKVRYIPMHLHSKAIILPQLLNGKNLFIKANLPYHFYKNMKSLKLKTDK; this is translated from the exons ATGAACCCGTCACAGCTTCGAAAGGGTCttcattgtcattattttcttAAGCGAAAAAAGTTATGTCGAAATATTTGGAATTCTATACCGTTAATTAAGAAATACTCTTCGTCTGTTGATTCGGCAGAAGAAGACTTCTTTGGAATCAGTGAAAAGGACTCCCTCGGACAACCATCTGAAAAGGTTGATGAAGTTGTAAATAacgattatatatacaaaaaatatttacctAAAATGGTCGATAAAATGTCAGACCCATCGCTTGAAAAAATTTTTCAAGTACCGTTTGGTAGTATTCGACTAGATTCTTATAATAAACATGCCCTTACTGATAAAATGGTAAGAGAGAAACATGACGTTCATTTAGGAGACTCGTCATTTGAAAGCAGAATTTCTACAGAGACCGAAGATAATATTTCCAATTTTCGTAAATTAGATGCTTCCAGAAATAAGAACTCAGAGTTTGAATATATcgataatcaatatttttcacgAACCGAATATGCATCCGAATCGAAGGGATTAATGGATAATGAAAAAATTACTTCATCTGCTAACCATACCTTGATGGATTTGGAAAATAAGGATTTGCACAGAAGCCAGAATCATGATTTAAATAATGTTACTCATGAATTTGTATCAGATGAAAACTTTATCGATTCGCAATATTTCAACAAACCGATGTCCGGAACAACAGATGAGCCACCATCGTTAGAACTAAATTCTACACACCGAGCACATTCTTTGGCAGAGAATAAAGAAGATTTGCAAAGAGAAAATCTGCATTTTATTGATAATCAATATTTTGGCCTTAACGATCAAAACGAAGGAGCATCAACCGTCCTGAAAAAGATTAAACCTGTTTTGACTAAAGAGGAACCTCTTGAAATAAAGGCTCAGTCAAAACCACCTACccatgatgatgaagaaacagaTAATGCATTTAATGTAGCTATGAAGATTCGAAAAAAACTTCGGGAGGAAAACGTTCGAG ATCCTGATGGTCCTCTTTTAGACAGTAAAGGTTTCCGTATTTTGAAAGACCAAGTTACTGATTTAACTAAACTGACAAGCTATGAAATCGTAAATCATATTAAAAGCAGAATTATTTATAATAGGA ATGACATTGTTGCTATCAATAAGCCATATGGCCTGTCTTCTCATG gtGGTCCCGGTGTGCATGTGAGTCTAGCAGATCTACTACCAGAACTTGCAGCTAAGATTTACCACAAAGGAACACTCCATCTTATCCATCGCCTTGACAAAGAAACCACAGGGGTTCTCTTACTTGCAAG gACAGCAGAAATGGCAGCTGTTCTTCATAAGATGTTCAGAGAACAAGAAGTTCTCAAAACGTACTGGGCCATAACTAAAGGTGTACCAAATCCTGATGTTG GAATTATTGATATCCCAATCGCTGAAGGATCAATTGATGGGAAATCAAGA ATGGTTCTGAAACCTGACTACACTGAAGAAACCCGATTGGTAATGAAGAAAAGTTCAGTGAAACGATCTGAAGCTGTTACTCACTACAAAGTATTGTGTAAATCATTTGGAAGTGCTTTAGTGGAATGTCAACCAAAGACAG GTGTCAAGCATCAAGTTCGAGTTCATTTAGCATTTGGTCTCAACACACCTATTATTGGAGAccacaaatattcacatattaACAAACTTGCTCCTCAG CGTTTGTTTCCAGAAATATTACAGCGCCTAAATGTCCGACAAAGTAAAGTACGTTACATACCAATGCATCTCCATTCAAAAGCTATAATTCTCCCTCAACTACTTAATGGTAAAAACCTGTTCATAAAAGCTAATTTACCATACCATTTCTACAAGAACATGAAGAGCTTAAAGCTTAAAACAGACaagtaa